One Cellulosimicrobium protaetiae genomic region harbors:
- a CDS encoding metal ABC transporter substrate-binding protein has product MHARAPLLTVAAGVVALTLAGCSAGTDAGGETTVDDGRPVVLTTFTVLADMAQNVAGEHLRVESITKVGAEIHGYEPTPGDLRRAADADLILDNGMGLEAWFGRFVDGLDVPHVVVSEGVEPIALGDDTAEEYQGEDNPHAWMSPVNGQLYAQNMADAFAELDPAHADDYAANAAAYSAELATVHDELTTALDTLPENHRALVSCEGAFSYLARDAGLTEQYLWAVNAEQQATPQSVAGTIEFVEENDVPAVFCESTVSDKAMRQVALESGAAFGGTLYVDSLSEPDGPVPTYLDLLRHDVDTIVAGLTGATEGDA; this is encoded by the coding sequence ATGCATGCCCGGGCGCCGCTCCTGACCGTCGCGGCGGGCGTCGTCGCGCTGACGCTCGCCGGGTGCTCCGCCGGGACGGACGCGGGCGGCGAGACCACCGTCGACGACGGGCGGCCGGTCGTGCTCACGACGTTCACCGTGCTCGCGGACATGGCGCAGAACGTCGCGGGCGAGCACCTCCGGGTCGAGTCGATCACGAAGGTCGGGGCAGAGATCCACGGTTACGAGCCGACGCCGGGAGACCTCCGCAGGGCGGCGGACGCGGACCTGATCCTCGACAACGGCATGGGGCTCGAGGCGTGGTTCGGGCGGTTCGTCGACGGGCTGGACGTGCCGCACGTCGTCGTGAGCGAGGGCGTGGAGCCGATCGCGCTCGGCGACGACACCGCCGAGGAGTACCAGGGCGAGGACAACCCGCACGCGTGGATGTCGCCCGTGAACGGACAGCTCTACGCGCAGAACATGGCCGACGCGTTCGCCGAGCTCGACCCGGCGCACGCCGACGACTACGCGGCGAACGCCGCGGCGTACTCGGCCGAGCTCGCGACCGTCCACGACGAGCTGACGACCGCGCTCGACACCCTTCCCGAGAACCACCGCGCGCTCGTCTCGTGCGAGGGCGCGTTCTCCTACCTCGCCCGTGACGCCGGCCTCACCGAGCAGTACCTGTGGGCCGTCAACGCCGAGCAGCAGGCGACACCGCAGTCCGTCGCGGGCACCATCGAGTTCGTCGAGGAGAACGACGTCCCGGCGGTGTTCTGCGAGTCCACCGTCTCGGACAAGGCGATGCGCCAGGTCGCGCTGGAGTCCGGTGCGGCGTTCGGCGGCACGCTCTACGTCGACTCGCTCTCCGAGCCCGACGGCCCCGTGCCGACGTACCTCGACCTCCTCCGGCACGACGTCGACACGATCGTGGCGGGCCTCACCGGCGCGACCGAGGGCGACGCGTGA
- a CDS encoding IclR family transcriptional regulator: MPSDVPAARQAVRVLTYLAAQAGPSPAAAVAQGLGLPRSTVYHLLSVLVDEGFVTHLPEEHRYGLGTASLALGSAYARQAPLARLARPVVARLVESTGESAHLAVLNGREVLYLVEQRAPRRPTLVTDVDVRLPAHLTASGRAVLAGLPAAQVRALFPSAAAFADRTGVGPQSLGALREVLRGVRQRGWAEEDGEVTPGLASVAHAAVDHTGLPVAGIALTFWADDAPPARRAELAAAVGRAATEVSRRLGAREHPVPPKQPPGPPR, translated from the coding sequence ATGCCGAGCGACGTCCCCGCCGCGCGCCAGGCCGTCCGCGTGCTCACCTACCTCGCCGCCCAGGCCGGCCCGTCGCCCGCGGCCGCCGTCGCGCAGGGCCTCGGGCTCCCCCGGTCGACCGTCTACCACCTGCTGTCCGTCCTCGTGGACGAGGGGTTCGTGACCCACCTGCCGGAGGAGCACCGCTACGGGCTCGGGACGGCGTCCCTCGCGCTCGGCTCCGCCTACGCGCGGCAGGCACCGCTCGCCCGCCTCGCGCGACCCGTCGTCGCACGCCTCGTCGAGTCGACGGGAGAGAGCGCCCACCTCGCCGTCCTCAACGGGCGCGAGGTCCTCTACCTCGTCGAGCAGCGCGCACCGCGCCGCCCCACGCTCGTGACCGACGTCGACGTCCGCCTCCCCGCCCACCTCACCGCGAGCGGGCGTGCGGTCCTCGCGGGCCTGCCCGCCGCCCAGGTCCGCGCCCTCTTCCCCAGCGCCGCCGCGTTCGCCGACCGGACCGGCGTCGGGCCGCAGTCCCTGGGCGCGCTGCGCGAGGTCCTGCGCGGCGTCCGACAGCGCGGCTGGGCCGAGGAGGACGGCGAGGTCACCCCCGGACTCGCGTCCGTCGCCCACGCGGCGGTGGACCACACCGGCCTCCCGGTGGCCGGCATCGCCCTCACGTTCTGGGCTGACGACGCCCCGCCCGCCCGACGCGCCGAGCTCGCCGCCGCCGTCGGCCGCGCCGCCACCGAGGTGAGCCGCCGCCTCGGCGCGAGGGAGCACCCCGTTCCCCCGAAGCAGCCCCCCGGTCCGCCGAGGTAG
- a CDS encoding VOC family protein, translating to MNLTINSSFLPQTDPDASLAFYRDVLGFEIRNDVGYEGMRWITVGPADQPDTAIVLHPPAATPGLSDGDKRALLEIVAKGAYFGVNLATADVDETFARIEAAGAEVVQEPIDQPYGVRDCAFRDPAGNEIRIQQRS from the coding sequence ATGAACCTCACCATCAACTCCAGCTTCCTGCCCCAGACCGACCCCGACGCCTCGCTGGCCTTCTACCGCGACGTCCTCGGCTTCGAGATCCGCAACGACGTCGGCTACGAGGGGATGCGGTGGATCACCGTGGGCCCGGCCGACCAGCCGGACACCGCGATCGTGCTGCACCCGCCGGCCGCGACGCCGGGTCTCAGCGACGGGGACAAGCGCGCGCTCCTGGAGATCGTCGCGAAGGGCGCCTACTTCGGGGTGAACCTCGCGACGGCGGACGTCGACGAGACGTTCGCCCGGATCGAGGCCGCGGGGGCGGAGGTCGTGCAGGAGCCGATCGACCAGCCGTACGGCGTGCGCGACTGCGCGTTCCGCGACCCGGCGGGCAACGAGATCCGCATCCAGCAGCGGTCCTGA
- a CDS encoding ATP-binding cassette domain-containing protein: protein MSTATTTQARATERRDADGHDVIRVQGARSNNLQDVSVEIPKRRLTVFTGVSGSGKSSLVFDTIAAESQRLINETYPAFLQGFMPTLDRPDVDVLDGLTTAIVVDQERLGANPRSTVGTVTDANAILRVLFSRFGEPQIGPPPAFSFNVPARKASGIMTSATGEKTIVRNAIYHGGMCPRCEGRGSVSDLDLTEIFDDSKSLLDGAIKVPGYTADGWMVRGFVESGFFPGDKPVREFTEKQLQDFLYKEPTKIKAAGINLTYEGLIPKIQKSMFSKDVDSLQPHVRAFVERAATFAACPDCGGTRLSESARSSKIRGVNIADLCAMQITDLAAWIRDLDDPDMAPVVNALGHNLASFVELGLGYLSLDRPSGTLSGGESQRIKMLRHLGSSLTDVTYVFDEPTIGLHPHDIDRMNGLLLQLRDKGNTVLVVEHKPETITIADHVVDLGPGAGTAGGHVTFEGTVDGLRASDTVTGRHLDDRATLKDEVRSPSGALEVRGADAHNLQDVDVDIPLGVLVVVTGVAGSGKSSLIEGSVSRREDVVTIDQGAVRGSRRSNPATYTGLLEPIRKAFAKANGVKPALFSANSEGACPECKGAGVIYTELGFMETVSTPCEDCGGRRFQAAVLDYTLGGLNIADVLDLPVSKAREFFSAGESKVPAAKAILERLDDVGLGYVSLGQPLTTLSGGERQRLKLATHLGDKGGVIVLDEPTTGLHLADVQNLLGLLDRIVDSGKSVIVIEHHQAVMAHADWIVDLGPGAGHDGGRVVFEGTPADLVAARSTLTGEHLASYVGA from the coding sequence ATGAGCACGGCAACGACGACTCAGGCGCGGGCCACGGAGCGGCGCGACGCGGACGGGCACGACGTCATCCGCGTCCAGGGGGCGCGGTCGAACAACCTGCAGGACGTGAGCGTCGAGATCCCCAAGCGGCGCCTCACGGTGTTCACGGGGGTCTCCGGGTCCGGCAAGAGCTCGCTCGTGTTCGACACGATCGCGGCGGAGTCGCAGCGCCTCATCAACGAGACGTACCCGGCGTTCCTGCAGGGCTTCATGCCGACGCTCGACCGCCCGGACGTCGACGTCCTCGACGGGCTCACGACGGCGATCGTCGTGGACCAGGAGCGCCTGGGGGCGAACCCGCGTTCCACCGTGGGCACGGTGACCGACGCCAACGCGATCCTGCGGGTCCTGTTCAGCCGGTTCGGGGAGCCGCAGATCGGGCCTCCGCCCGCGTTCTCGTTCAACGTCCCGGCCCGCAAGGCGAGCGGCATCATGACGTCCGCGACGGGCGAGAAGACGATCGTGCGCAACGCGATCTACCACGGCGGCATGTGCCCGCGGTGCGAGGGTCGCGGCTCCGTCTCGGACCTCGACCTCACCGAGATCTTCGACGACTCGAAGTCCCTGCTCGACGGCGCGATCAAGGTCCCGGGGTACACGGCCGACGGCTGGATGGTGCGCGGGTTCGTCGAGTCCGGGTTCTTCCCGGGCGACAAGCCGGTCCGCGAGTTCACCGAGAAGCAGCTCCAGGACTTCCTCTACAAGGAGCCCACCAAGATCAAGGCGGCGGGCATCAACCTCACGTACGAGGGCCTGATCCCCAAGATCCAGAAGTCGATGTTCTCCAAGGACGTCGACTCGCTCCAGCCGCACGTCCGGGCGTTCGTCGAGCGCGCGGCGACGTTCGCGGCGTGCCCCGACTGCGGCGGGACGCGGCTCTCGGAGTCGGCGCGCTCGTCGAAGATCCGCGGCGTCAACATCGCGGACCTGTGCGCGATGCAGATCACCGACCTGGCCGCCTGGATCAGGGACCTCGACGACCCGGACATGGCACCCGTCGTCAACGCGCTCGGCCACAACCTCGCGTCGTTCGTCGAGCTCGGGCTGGGGTACCTCAGCCTCGACCGGCCGTCGGGCACGCTGTCGGGCGGCGAGTCGCAGCGCATCAAGATGCTGCGTCACCTCGGGTCGTCGCTCACGGACGTCACGTACGTCTTCGACGAGCCGACGATCGGCCTGCACCCGCACGACATCGACCGCATGAACGGCCTCCTGCTCCAGCTGCGCGACAAGGGCAACACGGTCCTCGTCGTCGAGCACAAGCCGGAGACGATCACGATCGCCGACCACGTCGTCGACCTCGGGCCGGGCGCGGGGACGGCCGGCGGGCACGTGACGTTCGAGGGCACGGTGGACGGGCTCCGGGCGAGCGACACCGTGACGGGCCGCCACCTCGACGACCGGGCGACGCTCAAGGACGAGGTGCGGTCGCCGTCGGGCGCGCTGGAGGTGCGTGGCGCGGACGCGCACAACCTCCAGGACGTCGACGTCGACATCCCGCTCGGCGTGCTCGTCGTCGTGACGGGCGTGGCCGGGTCGGGCAAGAGCTCCCTGATCGAGGGCTCGGTGTCGCGGCGCGAGGACGTCGTGACGATCGACCAGGGCGCGGTGCGGGGGTCGCGCCGCAGCAACCCCGCGACGTACACGGGGCTGCTGGAGCCCATCCGCAAGGCGTTCGCCAAGGCCAACGGGGTCAAGCCCGCGCTGTTCAGCGCGAACTCCGAGGGCGCGTGCCCCGAGTGCAAGGGCGCGGGCGTCATCTACACCGAGCTCGGCTTCATGGAGACCGTCTCGACCCCGTGCGAGGACTGCGGGGGCCGGCGGTTCCAGGCCGCGGTGCTCGACTACACGCTCGGCGGCCTGAACATCGCCGACGTGCTCGACCTCCCGGTCTCGAAGGCGCGCGAGTTCTTCTCCGCGGGTGAGTCCAAGGTGCCCGCCGCGAAGGCGATCCTCGAGCGGCTCGACGACGTCGGCCTCGGGTACGTGAGCCTCGGCCAGCCGCTCACCACGCTGTCCGGCGGCGAGCGCCAGCGCCTCAAGCTCGCGACGCACCTGGGCGACAAGGGCGGCGTGATCGTCCTCGACGAGCCGACGACGGGCCTGCACCTCGCCGACGTGCAGAACCTCCTCGGCCTGCTCGACCGGATCGTCGACTCCGGCAAGTCCGTGATCGTCATCGAGCACCACCAGGCGGTCATGGCGCACGCGGACTGGATCGTCGACCTCGGCCCGGGCGCCGGGCACGACGGCGGTCGCGTCGTCTTCGAGGGCACCCCGGCCGACCTCGTGGCGGCCCGGTCCACGCTCACGGGCGAGCACCTGGCGTCGTACGTCGGCGCCTGA
- the hutH gene encoding histidine ammonia-lyase produces MAATTHSPAAPGRPGPGALTPRTPTPADPGTTAGLARDPARATRVVVVGDGPLTIDDVVDVARHDARVRLADAALDAMAASRAVVEGLADDDRPHYGVSTGFGALARRHIPVERRAQLQLSLVRSHAAGSGAEVEREVVRALQLLRLATLATGRTGARPVVAQTYAAMLDAGITPVVREFGSLGCSGDLAPLAHVALAALGEGEVRDATGALRPAADALDEAGIAPLVLREKEGLALINGTDGMLGMLCLALHDLRSLLTTADVAAAASVEALLGSDAPFAADLVAMRPHPGQAASAANLRALLDGSPVVASHRTLDPQGRPECTRVQDAYSLRCAPQVHGAARDTLDHAAVVARRELASAIDNPVVTLDGRVESNGNFHGAPVAYVLDFLAIAAADVASMSERRTDRFLDKARNEGLPPFLADDPGVDSGLMIAQYTAAGIVSELKRLAVPASVDSIPSSAMQEDHVSMGWAGARKLRRAVDGLGRVLAIELLTATRALDLRCAPDRSARHGTPDPSAADSSVIALAPARGTGAVRDLVRTVVDGPGPDRYLSPDIEAVSHLVTSGAVAAAASAAVGHLA; encoded by the coding sequence ATGGCAGCGACGACGCACTCCCCGGCCGCCCCCGGCCGGCCCGGTCCGGGCGCCCTCACCCCCCGCACACCGACACCAGCCGACCCCGGCACGACGGCGGGGCTCGCGCGCGACCCCGCCCGTGCCACGCGTGTGGTCGTCGTGGGCGACGGCCCGTTGACGATCGACGACGTGGTCGACGTCGCGCGCCACGACGCGCGCGTCCGGCTGGCCGACGCGGCGCTCGACGCGATGGCCGCGAGCCGCGCCGTCGTCGAGGGGCTCGCGGACGACGACCGCCCGCACTACGGCGTCTCGACCGGGTTCGGCGCGCTCGCCCGCCGCCACATCCCGGTCGAGCGGCGTGCGCAGCTCCAGCTCAGCCTCGTGCGGTCGCACGCGGCGGGGTCGGGGGCCGAGGTCGAGCGCGAGGTCGTGAGGGCGCTCCAGCTCCTGCGGCTCGCGACCCTGGCGACCGGGCGGACCGGGGCGCGCCCCGTCGTCGCACAGACGTACGCCGCGATGCTCGACGCCGGGATCACCCCCGTGGTGCGCGAGTTCGGCTCGCTCGGCTGCTCGGGCGACCTCGCGCCGCTCGCACACGTGGCGCTCGCTGCGCTCGGGGAGGGCGAGGTACGGGACGCCACGGGCGCGCTGCGACCCGCGGCCGACGCGCTCGACGAGGCCGGGATCGCTCCGCTCGTGCTGCGCGAGAAGGAGGGGCTCGCGCTCATCAACGGCACCGACGGCATGCTCGGCATGCTGTGCCTCGCGCTCCACGACCTCCGGTCCCTGCTCACGACCGCCGACGTCGCGGCCGCCGCGAGCGTCGAGGCGTTGCTCGGCTCGGACGCGCCGTTCGCGGCGGACCTCGTGGCGATGCGACCGCACCCCGGCCAGGCGGCGTCGGCCGCGAACCTGCGCGCCCTGCTCGACGGCTCGCCCGTCGTCGCGAGCCACCGCACGCTCGACCCCCAGGGCCGCCCGGAGTGCACGCGCGTGCAGGACGCGTACTCGCTGCGGTGCGCGCCCCAGGTCCACGGCGCGGCGCGCGACACGCTCGACCACGCGGCCGTCGTCGCGCGCCGCGAGCTCGCGTCGGCGATCGACAACCCGGTCGTCACCCTGGACGGGCGCGTCGAGTCGAACGGCAACTTCCACGGCGCCCCGGTCGCGTACGTGCTCGACTTCCTCGCGATCGCCGCGGCCGACGTCGCGAGCATGAGCGAGCGCCGCACCGACCGGTTCCTCGACAAGGCCCGCAACGAGGGTCTGCCGCCGTTCCTCGCCGACGACCCGGGTGTCGACTCCGGCCTGATGATCGCGCAGTACACCGCGGCGGGGATCGTCTCGGAGCTCAAGCGCCTCGCGGTGCCGGCGAGCGTCGACTCGATCCCGTCGTCGGCGATGCAGGAGGACCACGTCTCGATGGGGTGGGCCGGGGCGCGCAAGCTCCGCCGCGCCGTCGACGGCCTCGGCCGCGTCCTGGCCATCGAGCTCCTCACGGCCACGCGCGCCCTCGACCTGCGCTGCGCCCCCGACCGGTCAGCCCGCCACGGGACCCCGGACCCGTCCGCTGCGGACAGCTCGGTGATCGCGCTGGCGCCCGCGCGGGGGACCGGAGCCGTGCGGGACCTCGTCCGCACCGTCGTCGACGGTCCCGGCCCGGACCGCTACCTCTCGCCCGACATCGAGGCCGTGTCCCACCTCGTCACGAGCGGGGCCGTGGCCGCGGCGGCGAGCGCCGCCGTCGGGCACCTGGCCTGA
- the hutU gene encoding urocanate hydratase, which yields MAHEPTHRLGTPVPVRAPRGTTLTARSWQTEAPLRMLMNNLDPEVAERPDDLVVYGGTGRAARDWPSYHAIVRTLTTLADDETLLVQSGKPVGVLRTQEWAPRVLLANSNLVGDWATWPEFRRLEAMGLTMYGQMTAGSWIYIGAQGILQGTYETLAAVAAKRFGGTLAGTLTLTGGCGGMGGAQPLAVTLNGGACLVVDVDRSRLDRRVRERYLDVVADDLDAAVRLVEDARRERRALSVGVEGNSAAVVPELLRRGVEVDVVTDQTSAHDPLSYLPVGVSVDEWADYAAAKPDEFTDRARESMARHVEGMVGFLDAGAEVFDYGNSIRDEARRGGYDRAFDFPGFVPAYIRPLFAQGKGPFRWAALSGDPRDIAATDAAVLDLFDDDHLHRWIRAAQERVAFQGLPARICWLGHGERDRAGLAFNDLVASGAVSAPVVIGRDHLDAGSVASPYRETEAMADGSDAIADWPLLNALTAASSGATWVSIHHGGGVGMGRSIHAGQVSVADGTPLAAAKLARVLSNDPGLGVLRHVDAGYDDAVTAAERGGLRVPTRES from the coding sequence ATGGCCCACGAGCCGACCCACCGACTCGGCACCCCCGTGCCCGTCCGCGCGCCGCGCGGCACGACCCTCACCGCGCGGTCGTGGCAGACCGAGGCGCCGCTGCGGATGCTCATGAACAACCTCGACCCGGAGGTCGCGGAGCGCCCTGACGACCTCGTCGTCTACGGCGGCACCGGCCGCGCGGCCCGTGACTGGCCGAGCTACCACGCCATCGTCCGCACGCTCACGACGCTGGCCGACGACGAGACGCTCCTCGTGCAGTCGGGCAAGCCCGTCGGGGTGCTGCGGACGCAGGAGTGGGCACCGCGCGTCCTGCTCGCGAACAGCAACCTCGTGGGGGACTGGGCGACGTGGCCCGAGTTCCGGCGTCTCGAGGCGATGGGCCTGACGATGTACGGGCAGATGACGGCCGGGTCGTGGATCTACATCGGCGCGCAGGGCATCCTCCAGGGCACGTACGAGACGCTCGCCGCGGTCGCCGCGAAGCGGTTCGGAGGCACGCTCGCCGGGACGCTCACCCTCACCGGCGGGTGCGGCGGGATGGGTGGCGCCCAGCCGCTCGCGGTGACGCTCAACGGCGGTGCGTGCCTCGTGGTCGACGTCGACCGGTCGCGCCTCGACCGCCGCGTCCGCGAGCGGTACCTCGACGTGGTCGCCGACGACCTCGACGCCGCGGTGCGGCTCGTCGAGGACGCGCGGCGCGAGCGCCGGGCGCTGTCGGTGGGGGTCGAGGGGAACAGCGCGGCGGTCGTGCCGGAGCTGCTGCGGCGCGGGGTCGAGGTCGACGTCGTCACGGACCAGACGTCGGCGCACGACCCGCTGTCGTACCTGCCGGTCGGGGTGTCGGTCGACGAGTGGGCCGACTATGCCGCCGCGAAGCCCGACGAGTTCACCGACCGCGCGCGCGAGTCCATGGCGCGGCACGTCGAGGGCATGGTCGGGTTCCTGGATGCGGGCGCCGAGGTGTTCGACTACGGCAACTCGATCCGTGATGAGGCCCGCCGCGGCGGGTACGACCGCGCGTTCGACTTCCCCGGGTTCGTGCCCGCGTACATCCGGCCGCTGTTCGCGCAGGGCAAGGGGCCGTTCCGGTGGGCCGCGCTGTCCGGCGACCCGCGCGACATCGCCGCGACCGACGCCGCCGTCCTCGACCTGTTCGACGACGACCACCTCCACCGCTGGATCCGCGCCGCCCAGGAGCGGGTCGCGTTCCAGGGTCTGCCCGCGCGCATCTGCTGGCTCGGGCACGGCGAGCGCGACCGCGCGGGCCTCGCGTTCAACGACCTCGTGGCGTCAGGCGCCGTCAGCGCGCCGGTCGTCATCGGTCGAGACCACCTCGACGCCGGGTCCGTCGCGTCGCCGTACCGCGAGACGGAGGCCATGGCCGACGGCTCCGACGCGATCGCCGACTGGCCGCTGCTCAACGCGCTGACCGCCGCGTCGTCGGGCGCGACGTGGGTCTCGATCCACCATGGCGGCGGCGTCGGCATGGGCCGGTCGATCCACGCGGGCCAGGTGTCCGTCGCGGACGGCACGCCGCTCGCCGCGGCGAAGCTCGCGCGCGTGCTGTCCAACGACCCGGGCCTCGGCGTGCTGCGCCACGTCGACGCCGGCTACGACGACGCGGTCACGGCGGCAGAGCGCGGCGGCCTCCGCGTCCCGACGCGGGAGTCCTGA
- the hutI gene encoding imidazolonepropionase, with product MDHPSAPTPGSFPTEGRSWGETPGSAASGRGAIPGPAGGSTLLTGIGELTTNVPGGPGTREGDPTGLVTDAVVLLDGGRVAWTGPAREVRDAVGRALGGRAPDATVDAGGRAVIPGFVDSHTHLLFAGARAAEFEARMAGRPYEAGGIRSTVAATRAASDDALRAGLARHLDEAARQGTTTVEVKSGYGLTVADEERAARLAREVTPEVTFLGAHVVPAEYAGRADEYVDLVRGDMLAACAPYARWVDVFCETGAFTPEQSRRVLEAGAAAGLGVRVHANQLGPGEGVRLAVALGAAAVDHCTYLTDDDVAALAGSWSGAAGAAPGTVATLLPGVEFSTRQPYPDARRLLDAGAVVALASDCNPGSSYTSSMPLCVALAVREMRMTVAEAVWSATAGGALALRRDDVGHLAPGARADVVLLDAPSRVHLAYRPGVPLVGAVWKDGVRLPPR from the coding sequence ATGGACCACCCCTCGGCGCCAACCCCGGGGTCGTTCCCCACGGAGGGCCGGTCCTGGGGAGAGACCCCGGGCTCGGCAGCGTCCGGGAGGGGAGCGATCCCGGGTCCGGCGGGCGGGTCGACGCTCCTCACCGGGATCGGGGAGCTGACGACGAACGTGCCCGGCGGGCCCGGGACGCGCGAGGGCGACCCGACCGGGCTGGTGACGGACGCCGTCGTGCTGCTCGACGGCGGCCGGGTCGCCTGGACGGGTCCCGCCCGCGAGGTGCGCGACGCCGTCGGGCGCGCGCTGGGTGGGCGCGCGCCCGACGCCACCGTCGACGCGGGCGGGCGCGCCGTGATCCCGGGCTTCGTCGACTCGCACACCCACCTCCTGTTCGCGGGCGCCCGCGCCGCCGAGTTCGAGGCGCGCATGGCCGGGCGCCCGTACGAGGCCGGCGGCATCCGGTCCACCGTCGCGGCGACGCGCGCGGCGTCCGACGACGCGCTCCGGGCCGGTCTGGCCCGGCACCTCGACGAGGCGGCGCGGCAGGGCACGACCACGGTCGAGGTGAAGAGCGGGTACGGGCTCACGGTCGCCGACGAGGAGCGCGCCGCGCGGCTCGCGCGCGAGGTCACGCCGGAGGTGACGTTCCTCGGGGCCCACGTGGTGCCCGCCGAGTACGCGGGCCGCGCGGACGAGTACGTCGACCTCGTGCGCGGCGACATGCTCGCCGCGTGCGCCCCGTACGCGCGGTGGGTCGACGTGTTCTGCGAGACCGGCGCGTTCACGCCGGAGCAGTCGCGCCGGGTCCTCGAGGCCGGGGCCGCCGCGGGACTCGGCGTGCGCGTCCACGCGAACCAGCTCGGCCCGGGCGAGGGCGTGCGCCTCGCCGTCGCGCTGGGCGCGGCCGCCGTCGACCACTGCACCTACCTCACCGACGACGACGTCGCGGCGCTCGCGGGCTCGTGGTCGGGGGCGGCGGGCGCAGCGCCCGGGACCGTGGCGACCCTGCTCCCCGGTGTGGAGTTCTCCACGCGGCAGCCCTACCCGGACGCACGGCGCCTGCTCGACGCGGGCGCCGTCGTCGCGCTCGCGAGCGACTGCAACCCCGGGTCGAGCTACACGTCGTCGATGCCGCTGTGCGTCGCGCTCGCGGTGCGCGAGATGCGGATGACCGTGGCCGAGGCGGTGTGGTCCGCGACCGCGGGCGGGGCGCTCGCCCTGCGCCGGGACGACGTCGGGCACCTCGCCCCGGGTGCGCGGGCCGACGTCGTGCTGCTCGACGCCCCGAGCCGCGTCCACCTCGCGTACCGCCCGGGCGTCCCGCTCGTCGGGGCGGTCTGGAAGGACGGCGTCCGCCTCCCGCCGAGGTAG
- a CDS encoding response regulator — MIRVVIVDDHPVVRGGLRDTFAGAEDIVVVGEAGDGAEGVERATELAADVVLMDLRMPGTDGVTATAALRARAPDARVLILTTFDSESDVLPAIEAGATGYLLKDALPDDLMRAVRAAARGESVLAPSVTQHLMGQVRRPGAGTLTDREKQVLQLVANGSSNREAAAALFIGEASIKTHLQHVYDKLGVRDRASAVAEGYRRRLLT, encoded by the coding sequence ATGATCCGAGTCGTGATCGTCGACGACCACCCGGTCGTGCGGGGCGGTCTGCGCGACACCTTCGCGGGGGCCGAGGACATCGTCGTGGTCGGCGAGGCCGGCGACGGCGCCGAGGGCGTCGAGCGCGCGACCGAGCTGGCCGCGGACGTCGTGCTCATGGACCTGCGCATGCCCGGGACGGACGGCGTCACGGCGACCGCTGCTCTGCGCGCCCGGGCTCCGGACGCCCGCGTGCTGATCCTGACCACCTTCGACAGCGAGAGCGACGTGCTGCCCGCGATCGAGGCGGGCGCGACCGGCTACCTGCTGAAGGACGCGCTCCCCGACGACCTCATGCGAGCGGTCCGCGCCGCGGCGCGCGGGGAGTCCGTGCTCGCGCCGTCGGTGACGCAGCACCTCATGGGACAGGTCCGGCGGCCGGGCGCCGGGACCCTGACCGACCGGGAGAAGCAGGTGCTGCAGCTGGTCGCGAACGGCAGCTCGAACCGGGAGGCCGCGGCGGCGTTGTTCATCGGCGAGGCGAGCATCAAGACCCACCTGCAGCACGTCTACGACAAGCTCGGTGTCCGCGACCGGGCCTCGGCGGTCGCCGAGGGGTACCGCCGCCGCCTGCTCACCTGA